In Acidobacteriota bacterium, a single window of DNA contains:
- a CDS encoding LysM peptidoglycan-binding domain-containing protein — protein MSEDKKQVPPSWDATQYHEVVKGDTLSRIAEKYYGDPGLYPQIFEANRDILDDPDLIRIGQKLRIP, from the coding sequence ATGTCCGAGGACAAGAAGCAGGTTCCGCCTTCATGGGATGCCACCCAGTACCACGAGGTCGTCAAGGGGGACACCCTGTCCAGGATCGCGGAAAAGTATTACGGCGACCCCGGTCTCTACCCGCAGATTTTCGAGGCGAACCGGGACATTCTCGACGACCCGGACCTGATCCGGATCGGCCAGAAACTCCGCATCCCCTAG
- the lepB gene encoding signal peptidase I — protein MTTQTKHPGRDTRLAVLLAFLLPGLGQVYNGELVKGASLLILILVAMAAGVRLALLLPDNLLIYGALAVMLAGAALYIFGIVDAFHGASRSEASFLPRAYNRWYFYLAAWLLGHAVFGIAQGYVRDHFLEAYAIPTSSMEPTVHAGDYVLADKTAYDRMAPQKGDIVIFVNPDNRSQRYIKRIEALPGDLITDVDGAELEVPHGSVFVTGDNLRRSRDSRHFGFVPLRDIVGKARQVYFSRAPGGIVWDRIGLTVGGDAR, from the coding sequence ATGACAACGCAAACGAAGCACCCGGGGCGCGACACCCGGCTGGCGGTCCTGCTGGCATTCCTCCTCCCCGGGCTGGGGCAGGTGTATAACGGCGAACTGGTCAAGGGGGCGAGCCTCCTCATCCTGATCCTGGTGGCGATGGCAGCGGGGGTCCGCCTGGCCCTGCTCCTGCCCGACAACCTCCTGATCTACGGGGCGCTGGCCGTGATGCTCGCCGGGGCCGCCCTCTACATCTTCGGCATCGTCGACGCCTTCCATGGGGCGTCGCGCTCGGAAGCGTCGTTCCTCCCCAGGGCGTACAACCGCTGGTACTTCTACCTGGCGGCGTGGCTGCTCGGGCACGCGGTGTTCGGGATCGCGCAAGGGTACGTGCGGGACCACTTCCTCGAGGCCTACGCCATCCCGACCTCGAGCATGGAACCCACGGTCCACGCGGGGGACTACGTCCTGGCCGACAAGACCGCCTACGACCGCATGGCGCCGCAAAAGGGGGACATCGTCATCTTCGTCAATCCCGACAACCGGAGCCAGCGCTACATCAAGCGGATCGAGGCCCTCCCCGGCGACCTCATCACCGATGTGGACGGCGCCGAACTGGAGGTCCCGCACGGCTCCGTCTTCGTGACGGGGGACAACCTGCGGCGCAGCCGCGACAGCCGCCATTTCGGTTTCGTCCCCCTCCGGGACATCGTCGGGAAGGCGCGGCAGGTCTACTTTTCCCGTGCTCCGGGCGGCATCGTCTGGGACCGGATCGGCCTCACCGTCGGCGGGGATGCGCGCTAG